A single region of the Chitinophaga niabensis genome encodes:
- a CDS encoding YncE family protein, which translates to MKKILLPALLAGLFVASCKKDDKPAPKPEQAEAAYLRLVVSDVDKAQITILEPLTKKTTVFPIKAAQPTLYATSTGQFATVISRAANTVEFLNSGIEKHAGHLHVHLIEMAVQKFTEAGPTHYYAHDGLNAIFNDGTGSISIFKDNELEGGSGRVLPVAAPHHGAMVIFDDHTLAVTQKDGSVSGTLPEKVKIIDRYGTTLHEGTIATKGIHGDAGNGKLAAFGCPDGILMVQQNGTQSLIPYPADFGTAWLGTVLGSKALPHFFGYTAALGLYKIDPAAKKITLVLKNDNSNIHQYMLDTDGKNLYVLLIDGTLKVFDAVTAQLKKEGKITAVIPAAATPAEKPYFAVSRKCVYITDQAAGAVKMFSLPDLKEISSIPVGNKPFKVLVVGDQEGLEVIND; encoded by the coding sequence ATGAAGAAGATCCTTCTCCCGGCTCTACTGGCGGGCCTTTTTGTTGCCAGTTGTAAGAAAGATGACAAACCAGCACCCAAACCGGAACAGGCAGAAGCGGCTTACCTCCGGCTGGTGGTATCTGATGTAGACAAAGCACAGATCACTATACTGGAACCACTTACAAAAAAGACAACCGTGTTCCCTATCAAAGCAGCACAACCCACATTGTATGCTACCAGCACCGGCCAGTTTGCCACAGTGATCAGCAGAGCGGCCAATACGGTTGAGTTCCTCAACTCCGGTATTGAAAAACATGCCGGCCACCTGCATGTGCATCTTATAGAAATGGCTGTGCAAAAATTCACGGAAGCAGGACCCACGCATTATTATGCACATGATGGCCTGAATGCTATTTTCAATGATGGCACCGGCAGCATCAGTATTTTTAAAGACAATGAGCTGGAAGGCGGCAGTGGACGTGTATTACCAGTAGCTGCACCACATCATGGCGCTATGGTGATCTTTGATGATCACACACTGGCTGTTACGCAGAAGGATGGTTCCGTAAGCGGTACACTTCCTGAAAAAGTGAAGATCATCGATCGCTATGGCACTACTTTACATGAAGGTACAATTGCCACGAAAGGAATACATGGAGATGCCGGGAATGGTAAGCTGGCAGCCTTTGGTTGCCCGGATGGTATACTCATGGTACAACAGAACGGCACGCAATCCCTGATCCCTTATCCTGCTGATTTTGGCACTGCCTGGTTAGGTACGGTATTAGGCAGTAAAGCCTTACCTCATTTCTTTGGGTATACAGCAGCATTAGGGTTGTACAAAATTGATCCCGCTGCAAAAAAGATAACACTGGTGCTGAAAAATGATAACAGTAATATTCATCAATACATGCTGGATACGGACGGTAAAAACCTCTATGTATTACTCATAGACGGTACTTTGAAAGTTTTTGACGCCGTTACGGCACAATTGAAAAAAGAAGGTAAGATCACTGCGGTTATACCTGCTGCCGCTACACCTGCTGAGAAGCCTTACTTCGCAGTATCCCGCAAATGCGTGTATATAACAGACCAGGCAGCAGGTGCTGTGAAAATGTTCTCTTTACCTGATCTGAAAGAAATAAGCAGCATTCCCGTAGGGAACAAGCCGTTTAAAGTGTTAGTAGTAGGAGATCAGGAAGGATTGGAAGTGATAAATGATTAG
- a CDS encoding DUF983 domain-containing protein, translating into MTKKRPGYILSLLKMKCPHCRRGDMFKTKNPFHWRLSKIFNMYDNCPVCGQHYELETGFWFGTGYVSYALGVAFSVFTLILYALIFGMSWWDDSIFYWLGINGVLLVLIQPWLMRISRAIYLYFFVYYDEDTAALPDVDHKHNKRPGPHPTEHSH; encoded by the coding sequence ATGACGAAAAAACGACCCGGTTATATACTGAGCCTGTTAAAAATGAAATGCCCCCATTGCAGGAGAGGTGATATGTTCAAAACAAAGAACCCCTTCCACTGGCGGCTTTCAAAGATCTTTAACATGTACGATAACTGCCCCGTATGCGGTCAGCATTATGAACTGGAAACCGGTTTCTGGTTTGGTACGGGATACGTGAGTTATGCACTCGGTGTGGCTTTTTCTGTGTTTACACTTATTCTGTATGCCCTGATCTTTGGCATGTCCTGGTGGGATGATAGTATCTTCTACTGGCTGGGGATTAACGGCGTTCTGCTGGTATTGATCCAGCCCTGGCTGATGCGCATCTCCCGCGCGATCTATCTCTACTTCTTCGTTTATTACGATGAAGATACGGCGGCCCTGCCGGATGTTGATCACAAGCATAATAAGCGCCCTGGTCCTCACCCGACAGAGCATTCACATTAA
- a CDS encoding ABC transporter ATP-binding protein codes for MKLLLKYLKGFKWLIVFALLLATVNQVFSLMDPWIFGKIIDRFANIPHAGGRSLNEYLIGVLLLLLASIGVAMVSRIAKAFQDYFVSVVTQKLGAQMYTDGLKHSMRLPYQDFEDQRSGETLAVLQKVRLDSEKFISQFINILFTTLIGVVFVMVFAYSVHWSLVFVYLGGSVILGWLMNILSKKIKGIQKNIVKETTVLAGATTESLRNIELVKSLGLTHQEIRRLNTNTMKILLLELKKVRSIRSISFVQGTFVNLLRSSILFILLYLAYRDTATVGQIFTLQLYSFFLFGPLQELGNIILAYREAEVSLGNFERILNSPVEATPAHPKKLSDIRELTFEHTGFKHLTALNKALDDINFSVKLGETIAFVGPSGSGKTTLVKLLVGLYHPGEGRILYNGLDASSIDIEELRHQIGFVTQDTQLFSGTIRENLLFVNPRATEEELMSALQRAACYSLLARAENGIDTVIGEGGIKISGGEKQRLSIARALLRHPRLLVFDEATSALDSITEEEITQTVRNVTSSREHITVMIAHRLSTIMHADRIYVLEKGRIVETGAHHDLLAEKGLYYAMWRQQIGERKTLEPAQPA; via the coding sequence ATGAAATTGTTGCTCAAATATCTGAAAGGCTTTAAATGGCTGATAGTATTTGCATTACTGTTAGCTACCGTAAACCAGGTCTTCTCCCTGATGGACCCCTGGATCTTCGGAAAGATCATAGACAGGTTTGCAAATATCCCCCATGCGGGCGGCCGTTCCCTGAATGAATACCTTATAGGTGTACTGTTACTGTTGCTGGCCTCCATCGGGGTAGCCATGGTTTCCAGGATCGCCAAGGCTTTCCAGGACTATTTTGTAAGTGTGGTAACCCAGAAACTGGGTGCACAGATGTATACGGATGGGTTGAAGCACTCCATGCGCCTTCCCTACCAGGACTTTGAAGACCAACGCTCCGGGGAAACCCTTGCTGTACTGCAAAAAGTGCGGTTAGACAGTGAGAAGTTCATTTCCCAGTTCATCAATATCCTGTTCACCACCCTTATAGGTGTGGTGTTTGTAATGGTCTTTGCTTACAGCGTTCACTGGTCCCTCGTATTTGTGTACCTGGGAGGTTCCGTGATCCTGGGCTGGCTCATGAACATCCTCAGTAAAAAGATCAAGGGTATCCAGAAGAACATTGTGAAAGAAACAACTGTACTGGCAGGCGCTACCACGGAATCCCTCCGGAACATTGAACTGGTAAAAAGCCTTGGCCTCACACACCAGGAGATCCGCCGGCTGAATACCAACACCATGAAGATCCTGCTGCTGGAACTGAAGAAAGTGCGTAGCATCCGCAGTATCTCTTTTGTACAGGGTACTTTTGTAAACCTGCTGCGTTCGTCCATCCTCTTCATCCTGCTGTACCTGGCTTACCGCGATACGGCAACCGTTGGGCAGATCTTCACCTTACAGCTTTATTCATTCTTCCTCTTTGGCCCGTTGCAGGAGTTAGGGAATATCATTCTCGCCTACCGCGAAGCAGAAGTTTCCCTCGGGAATTTTGAACGGATCCTGAACAGTCCTGTAGAAGCCACACCTGCCCACCCAAAGAAATTATCTGATATACGTGAGCTTACCTTCGAGCATACTGGTTTTAAACACCTCACGGCACTCAACAAAGCGCTGGACGATATCAATTTCTCTGTAAAGCTGGGTGAAACCATTGCTTTTGTAGGCCCTTCGGGAAGCGGTAAAACCACGCTGGTGAAATTGCTCGTAGGCCTCTATCATCCGGGAGAAGGCAGGATCCTTTATAATGGGCTGGATGCTTCCAGTATCGACATAGAAGAACTCCGTCACCAGATAGGTTTTGTAACACAGGATACGCAACTGTTCTCCGGCACTATCCGGGAGAACCTGCTCTTTGTGAATCCGCGTGCAACAGAAGAAGAACTCATGAGTGCCCTGCAACGTGCCGCCTGCTACAGCCTGCTGGCAAGAGCAGAAAATGGCATAGATACCGTGATCGGTGAAGGTGGTATCAAAATATCCGGTGGAGAAAAACAACGTTTATCCATTGCCCGCGCTTTATTAAGGCACCCGCGTTTGCTGGTATTTGACGAAGCTACTTCCGCACTGGATTCTATCACGGAAGAAGAGATCACACAAACCGTAAGGAATGTAACGTCCAGCCGGGAACATATTACCGTGATGATCGCTCACCGCTTATCTACTATCATGCATGCAGACCGTATCTATGTACTGGAAAAAGGCAGGATCGTGGAAACCGGCGCGCATCATGATCTGCTGGCAGAGAAAGGATTGTATTACGCCATGTGGCGCCAGCAGATCGGGGAAAGAAAAACACTCGAACCGGCACAACCCGCCTGA
- a CDS encoding elongation factor G, with the protein MKMYDEKHIKNIVLIGAAKSGKTTLAEDMLFEAGIISKRGTVEERNTVSDYHEVEHERGNSVYATLAHTEWRDYKINIIDTPGSEDFVGEVISSIRVCDTAVLLLHAYNGVEVGTELIWDYIDQYNKPTILAINHLDHENANYTQTLEQARAFFGSAVTVMQYPINQGPGFNAIIDLLKMTMYRFPAGGGKPEKLPIPPEEQEQADKLHNELVEKAAENDDALMELFFDKGSLDEDELRQGLKIGMMKHQVFPVFCLCARSNMGSGRMMGFIDNVAPSAVEMPAEQTEEGKEIPCDPAGPTCLFIFKTLLEPHIGKLSFFKVMSGELKAGQELYNEKGNVSERLNQLFIADGKNRQPVERLRSGDIGCTLKLKNTFTNHTLNDKNFNAQVDPIHFPAPKVRVAIVAKNKGDDEKLSEVLGEIHMEDPTLEIEYNRELNQVILHGQGDLHLLVTKWRLENIYNMPVDYLPARIPYRETIQKPAMSSYRHKKQSGGAGQFGEVFMKIEPYYEGMPAFKEYTVRETEEIALNWGGKLVFNNCIVGGAIDTRFLPSILKGVMEKMQEGPLTGSYVRDIRVSVYDGKMHPVDSNDISFKIAGMMAFREAFHQAAPQLLEPVYDLEASAPGAMMGDIMSELQSHRSIITGMDSGNASQVIKARTPQAELDKLYASLRNVTQGKAKVKAVFAEYAPVPADVQKKLSEDYKKTEAQNGQH; encoded by the coding sequence ATGAAAATGTATGATGAAAAACACATTAAAAACATTGTGCTCATTGGCGCTGCCAAGAGCGGAAAAACCACGCTGGCTGAGGACATGTTGTTCGAAGCCGGCATTATCAGTAAAAGGGGCACCGTTGAAGAAAGGAACACCGTGTCCGACTACCACGAAGTGGAGCATGAAAGGGGAAACTCTGTATATGCTACCCTGGCGCATACGGAGTGGCGGGATTATAAGATCAATATCATAGACACGCCGGGGTCTGAGGATTTTGTGGGGGAGGTCATTTCTTCCATCCGGGTTTGCGATACGGCGGTTTTGCTGCTGCATGCGTATAACGGGGTGGAAGTTGGAACAGAGCTGATCTGGGATTATATCGACCAGTACAATAAACCTACTATCCTCGCTATCAATCACCTGGACCATGAAAATGCCAACTATACCCAAACCCTGGAACAGGCGCGGGCATTTTTTGGCTCAGCAGTAACGGTGATGCAATACCCCATCAACCAGGGACCGGGATTCAATGCCATCATCGATCTGTTGAAAATGACGATGTACCGTTTTCCGGCTGGTGGCGGTAAACCGGAAAAATTACCTATTCCGCCGGAAGAACAGGAACAGGCGGATAAATTGCATAATGAACTGGTGGAGAAAGCCGCTGAAAATGATGATGCCCTCATGGAACTGTTCTTCGATAAAGGGAGCCTTGATGAAGATGAACTGCGGCAGGGATTGAAAATAGGGATGATGAAACACCAGGTGTTCCCGGTGTTTTGCCTTTGTGCCCGCAGTAATATGGGCAGCGGCCGCATGATGGGCTTCATAGATAATGTAGCCCCTTCCGCCGTGGAAATGCCAGCAGAGCAAACAGAAGAAGGAAAAGAAATTCCCTGCGACCCTGCAGGCCCCACCTGTTTGTTCATTTTCAAAACTTTACTGGAGCCGCATATCGGTAAACTTTCTTTCTTTAAAGTAATGAGCGGAGAACTGAAAGCAGGGCAGGAGCTGTACAACGAAAAAGGCAATGTTTCTGAAAGACTGAACCAGTTATTCATTGCAGATGGAAAGAACCGCCAGCCCGTTGAACGCCTGCGTTCCGGGGATATCGGCTGCACACTTAAACTGAAAAATACCTTTACTAATCATACACTCAACGATAAGAACTTCAACGCGCAGGTAGATCCTATTCACTTCCCCGCTCCCAAAGTGCGGGTGGCCATTGTAGCAAAGAACAAAGGCGATGATGAAAAGCTCAGTGAAGTGCTGGGTGAAATACACATGGAAGATCCTACGCTTGAAATTGAATACAATCGTGAATTGAACCAGGTGATCCTCCACGGCCAGGGCGATCTGCATCTGCTCGTTACCAAATGGCGGCTGGAGAATATCTATAACATGCCGGTTGACTATCTGCCTGCGCGGATCCCCTATCGTGAAACCATTCAGAAACCTGCCATGAGCTCTTACCGGCATAAGAAACAATCCGGTGGTGCAGGGCAGTTTGGAGAAGTGTTTATGAAGATAGAACCTTATTATGAAGGCATGCCGGCATTCAAGGAATACACTGTTCGCGAAACGGAAGAGATTGCATTGAACTGGGGCGGAAAACTGGTATTCAATAATTGTATTGTGGGCGGAGCCATTGATACACGTTTCCTTCCATCTATCCTGAAAGGCGTGATGGAAAAAATGCAGGAGGGGCCGCTTACCGGTTCTTATGTTCGGGATATCCGTGTGAGTGTATATGATGGTAAGATGCATCCGGTAGATAGCAATGATATCTCTTTCAAGATAGCTGGCATGATGGCTTTCCGGGAAGCCTTCCACCAGGCGGCGCCGCAGTTGCTGGAACCGGTGTATGACCTGGAAGCTTCTGCTCCGGGAGCGATGATGGGAGATATTATGAGTGAATTGCAAAGCCACCGCAGCATTATTACCGGCATGGATAGCGGTAATGCCAGCCAGGTGATCAAAGCGCGGACGCCACAGGCTGAGCTGGATAAATTATATGCTTCACTGCGGAATGTTACCCAGGGGAAGGCTAAAGTGAAAGCGGTTTTTGCGGAGTATGCGCCTGTGCCTGCTGATGTGCAGAAGAAGCTGAGTGAGGATTATAAGAAAACGGAGGCGCAGAATGGGCAGCATTGA
- a CDS encoding TonB-dependent receptor, translating to MKRFTLIVLIICYTFSLLAQQQSTVTIKDDETKEPLPGVTVLIKGTALTLISDSLGIVSFVSIPAGKRAIIFSYIGYETKEQIFSFPIEKPIEILLEPAESHLAEVQVTATRSSRSINDIPTRIETITAGELHEKAVMQPGNIRMLLTESTGIQTQQTSAVSGSASIRIQGLDGRYTLMLKDGFPLYGGFSGGLSILQIPPLDLKRVEVIKGSSSTLYGGGAIAGLVNLVTKEPMVKRELSFLTNVNQTGALDLNAYYGQKFNKIGITLFATRNSQAAYNNNHDDFSDIPRFTRYTLNPKFFYYPNTSTTVSLGLNTSFENRLGGDMQVIKGHANNTHSYFERNKTDRYATQFKLEKTFVDRSVLTLKNSIGYFSRTIELPDFVFAGKQHASFSEASFLLPKDKTEWVAGLSLVTDKFRQTSITQYPLDYKLVTGGIFVQSNWKPTEKFVLETGLRTDYTNQHDVFVLPRISAMYKFNTHFTSRVGGGLGYKAPNIFSEEAEEKSFRDIQPLVLSATRPERSTGFNVDINYKGRFEDVVSISINQLFFYTRLKSPLLLDTLPLANGNYTFYNADGYLNARGFETNIRLGYEEWSLYLGYTYTDAQRDFKHDVSVNPLTAKHRINCNVMYEAEDKWRIAYELFYTGRQQLTNGEGVRDYWVMGISGERKFKYFSVFLNFENLLDTRQSRWEPMYTGSIQHPDFREIYTPIDGFIFNGGFRITL from the coding sequence ATGAAACGTTTTACGCTCATCGTGTTAATTATATGCTATACCTTTTCATTATTGGCTCAACAGCAAAGTACAGTTACCATTAAAGACGACGAAACAAAAGAGCCGCTGCCAGGTGTTACTGTGCTTATTAAAGGAACTGCTCTTACTTTGATTTCAGATAGCCTTGGTATTGTAAGTTTTGTCAGTATTCCAGCAGGTAAACGTGCCATTATTTTTAGTTATATCGGATATGAGACCAAAGAACAAATCTTCAGCTTTCCGATTGAAAAGCCAATAGAAATATTGCTGGAACCAGCAGAAAGCCACCTGGCGGAAGTTCAGGTGACTGCTACCCGCAGTAGCAGAAGCATCAATGATATTCCCACCCGCATTGAAACCATCACTGCCGGCGAATTACATGAAAAAGCAGTGATGCAGCCGGGTAATATCCGCATGTTGTTAACAGAAAGCACTGGTATTCAAACGCAGCAAACCTCTGCCGTATCCGGCAGTGCCAGTATCCGCATCCAAGGGCTGGATGGCAGATATACATTAATGCTGAAAGATGGGTTTCCCCTTTACGGCGGGTTTTCCGGTGGATTGAGTATTTTACAGATCCCCCCTCTTGACCTAAAACGAGTGGAGGTAATCAAGGGTTCATCCTCCACGCTCTACGGCGGGGGAGCCATTGCCGGACTGGTTAACCTGGTTACCAAAGAACCTATGGTCAAACGGGAATTATCCTTCCTGACTAATGTGAATCAGACCGGGGCACTTGACCTGAATGCTTACTACGGACAGAAATTTAATAAGATAGGCATAACCCTGTTTGCCACCCGTAACTCGCAGGCAGCGTATAATAACAATCACGATGATTTTTCAGATATTCCCCGGTTTACCCGCTATACTCTTAATCCTAAGTTCTTTTATTATCCCAACACTTCCACTACGGTAAGCCTGGGCCTAAATACCAGTTTTGAAAACCGCTTGGGCGGTGATATGCAGGTAATCAAAGGTCATGCAAACAATACCCATAGTTATTTTGAAAGGAACAAAACAGACCGATATGCCACGCAGTTCAAGCTGGAGAAAACGTTTGTGGATAGATCAGTATTGACATTAAAGAATAGCATCGGCTATTTTTCCCGCACCATTGAATTACCCGATTTTGTTTTTGCAGGCAAACAACATGCTTCTTTTTCTGAAGCCAGTTTCCTGCTGCCTAAAGACAAAACTGAATGGGTAGCCGGGTTAAGCCTTGTAACCGATAAATTCCGGCAAACCAGTATTACGCAATACCCGTTGGATTATAAGCTGGTAACCGGCGGCATCTTTGTACAAAGTAACTGGAAGCCTACCGAAAAATTTGTGCTGGAAACAGGCTTGCGTACAGATTACACCAACCAGCATGATGTATTTGTATTGCCGCGCATATCAGCCATGTACAAGTTCAACACGCATTTCACCAGCCGCGTTGGTGGTGGCCTGGGTTATAAAGCACCCAATATTTTTTCGGAGGAAGCAGAAGAGAAGAGTTTCCGCGATATCCAGCCTCTTGTATTGTCTGCAACCAGGCCCGAACGTTCTACTGGGTTTAACGTGGATATTAACTACAAGGGCAGATTTGAAGATGTAGTCAGCATCAGCATCAACCAGTTATTCTTTTATACCCGGCTTAAAAGTCCCTTACTGCTCGATACACTGCCGCTGGCCAATGGTAATTATACCTTTTACAATGCAGACGGGTATTTGAATGCCAGGGGCTTTGAAACAAATATCCGGTTAGGCTATGAAGAATGGTCGTTGTACCTCGGTTACACCTATACCGATGCCCAAAGGGACTTCAAGCATGATGTATCTGTTAATCCACTCACGGCCAAACACCGCATCAACTGTAATGTGATGTATGAGGCGGAAGATAAGTGGCGTATTGCCTATGAACTGTTTTACACCGGACGTCAACAACTTACAAACGGGGAAGGAGTGCGGGATTATTGGGTAATGGGAATATCCGGTGAAAGGAAGTTTAAATATTTCAGTGTGTTCCTGAACTTTGAGAACCTGCTGGATACCCGGCAGTCCCGGTGGGAACCGATGTACACAGGCTCTATTCAGCACCCCGATTTCCGGGAGATCTATACACCGATAGATGGCTTTATCTTTAATGGAGGATTTAGGATTACTTTATAA
- a CDS encoding MFS transporter: MKYLTRTVWILSFISLLTDVASEMLYPIMPIYLKSIGFSILLIGILEGVAEATAGLSKGYFGKLSDHSRKRAPFVQLGYVLSAVSKPMMAVLVYPVWIFFARTIDRLGKGIRTGARDALLSDEASPATKGRVFGFHRSMDTLGAVAGPALALLFLYFYPGQYRTLFLVAFVPGLLAIGLSFYLKDRKTVVKENKTPVGFFSFLRYWKSSPAVYRKVVVGLLVFTLSNSSDVFLLLKVKQAGLSDTATIGVYIFYNLVYALAAFPLGMLADRMGLKKIFVSGLLLFIIVYTGMTITGSWYWYGFLFFLYGLYAAATEGISKAWISSITHKADTATAIGTYTGFQSVCTMLASSFTGWIWFQFGAGNAFLITAIIAIFVFFYFLLTIPEPVVDDVRSTNS, translated from the coding sequence ATGAAATATTTGACACGCACCGTCTGGATATTGTCCTTCATTAGCTTGCTGACCGATGTGGCCAGTGAAATGCTGTATCCCATCATGCCCATTTATTTAAAAAGCATTGGTTTTTCCATATTGCTGATTGGCATATTGGAAGGGGTTGCTGAAGCAACAGCAGGTTTAAGCAAAGGGTATTTTGGGAAGCTGTCTGACCATTCCCGCAAACGGGCACCTTTTGTACAGTTAGGCTATGTGCTAAGCGCCGTTTCCAAACCCATGATGGCAGTATTGGTTTACCCGGTATGGATATTCTTTGCCCGAACCATTGATCGGTTGGGCAAAGGCATTCGTACAGGAGCCAGGGATGCTCTGCTGTCTGATGAAGCTTCACCGGCTACCAAAGGCCGGGTATTCGGTTTTCACCGCTCAATGGATACACTCGGAGCTGTGGCCGGGCCTGCACTGGCACTATTATTTCTCTATTTTTATCCCGGGCAGTACAGGACATTATTCCTGGTGGCGTTTGTGCCCGGACTACTGGCTATTGGACTATCCTTTTACCTCAAAGACAGGAAAACAGTAGTAAAGGAAAACAAAACACCGGTTGGCTTCTTTTCATTCCTGCGCTACTGGAAAAGCAGTCCCGCTGTTTATAGAAAAGTAGTTGTAGGGTTATTAGTGTTCACGCTCAGTAACAGTTCAGATGTATTTCTACTGCTGAAAGTAAAACAGGCAGGATTAAGTGATACAGCTACTATTGGAGTGTACATTTTTTACAACTTAGTATATGCTTTAGCCGCCTTCCCATTGGGAATGTTGGCAGACAGGATGGGATTGAAGAAAATATTTGTCAGCGGATTATTGCTGTTTATAATAGTGTACACCGGGATGACAATTACAGGAAGCTGGTATTGGTATGGCTTTTTGTTTTTCCTATATGGGTTGTATGCTGCGGCGACAGAAGGTATATCGAAGGCATGGATAAGCAGTATCACTCACAAAGCAGATACAGCTACTGCCATAGGCACTTACACAGGTTTTCAAAGTGTCTGCACTATGCTCGCAAGCTCCTTTACTGGCTGGATTTGGTTTCAGTTTGGAGCAGGTAACGCATTTTTGATTACTGCGATAATAGCAATATTTGTATTCTTCTATTTTTTGTTGACTATTCCAGAGCCAGTAGTTGACGATGTAAGGTCAACTAATAGCTAA
- a CDS encoding YifB family Mg chelatase-like AAA ATPase, whose protein sequence is MLIKIFGSAVQGVEAITITIEVNVGQGTQFYLVGLPDNAVKESEYRIETVIKNIGYKMPRLRTIVNMAPADIRKVGAAYDLPIAVGILAASKQLTPVYDTTQFVIMGELSLDGTLRPIRGALPMALQAKKEGFKGIILPAQNAAEAAMVDGLEVYAVQHINEIISFLKGEEKLHPIPPIHYAPQQTFDLDFAEVKGQYFVKRGMEIAAAGGHNILMVGAPGVGKTMIAQRLPTILPPLTLQEALETTKIHSVVGKAGQVITTRPFRCPHHTISDVALVGGGSTPQPGEISLAQNGVLFLDELPEFKSTALEVLRQPMEERKVTISRINFTVDFPSSFMLVASMNPCPCGYFNHPLKHCCCPPGAVQKYLNKISGPLMDRIDLHIEVTPVPPSLMIEDDKLTEASAVIRERVIAARNIQAQRFKNERYVIFCNAQMNNKQLHLYCRLLPKARTLLDRAMKHLHLSARAYNRILKVSRTIADLAGVEEIDTAQIAEAIEFRKLDRESWGQYQC, encoded by the coding sequence ATGTTAATTAAAATATTCGGCAGCGCCGTTCAGGGCGTGGAAGCCATTACCATCACCATAGAAGTGAATGTTGGCCAGGGTACACAGTTCTATCTCGTGGGCCTGCCAGATAATGCGGTAAAGGAAAGTGAATACCGCATTGAAACTGTTATCAAAAATATCGGCTACAAAATGCCGCGCCTCCGCACGATCGTGAACATGGCGCCTGCAGACATCCGTAAAGTGGGGGCCGCTTATGATCTGCCTATTGCAGTGGGTATACTCGCTGCATCCAAACAACTTACGCCTGTGTATGATACCACACAATTTGTGATCATGGGAGAGCTATCGCTGGATGGAACACTGAGGCCGATACGTGGCGCTTTGCCCATGGCGTTGCAGGCTAAGAAAGAGGGATTCAAAGGCATTATCCTTCCGGCACAGAATGCAGCAGAAGCGGCTATGGTAGATGGTTTAGAAGTCTATGCTGTTCAACACATCAATGAAATAATCTCTTTTCTTAAAGGAGAAGAAAAACTACATCCTATCCCTCCGATACATTACGCTCCCCAACAAACTTTTGACCTAGACTTCGCAGAAGTAAAAGGCCAGTACTTTGTAAAGCGCGGAATGGAAATTGCCGCAGCAGGAGGACATAATATACTAATGGTTGGTGCACCCGGCGTAGGCAAAACAATGATCGCACAACGGCTTCCAACCATCCTTCCACCACTCACTTTACAGGAAGCATTAGAAACAACAAAGATCCATTCCGTTGTAGGAAAAGCAGGCCAGGTAATTACAACCAGGCCATTCCGTTGCCCACATCATACCATCAGCGATGTTGCTTTGGTAGGAGGAGGTTCAACACCACAGCCAGGAGAAATATCCTTAGCACAAAACGGCGTACTCTTTTTAGATGAATTACCGGAATTTAAAAGCACTGCGTTAGAGGTATTAAGGCAGCCTATGGAAGAGAGAAAAGTAACCATCTCCCGCATCAACTTCACCGTTGATTTCCCTTCGAGCTTTATGCTGGTGGCGTCAATGAATCCTTGCCCCTGTGGGTACTTCAATCACCCACTTAAACATTGTTGCTGCCCTCCCGGTGCAGTACAGAAATATCTCAACAAAATATCCGGCCCCTTAATGGATCGTATTGATCTGCATATTGAAGTAACACCGGTACCGCCATCGCTTATGATCGAAGATGATAAACTTACTGAAGCAAGCGCCGTCATACGTGAACGGGTTATTGCAGCACGCAACATTCAGGCACAGCGGTTTAAAAATGAACGTTATGTTATCTTCTGCAACGCCCAAATGAATAACAAGCAATTACATCTTTATTGCAGATTACTCCCAAAAGCCCGAACGCTTTTAGACAGGGCCATGAAACACCTGCACCTTTCTGCCCGCGCGTATAATCGTATCCTGAAAGTCAGCCGCACCATAGCAGACCTTGCAGGAGTAGAAGAAATAGATACAGCCCAAATTGCAGAAGCAATTGAATTCAGAAAGCTGGATAGGGAAAGTTGGGGGCAGTATCAGTGTTAA